The Flavivirga eckloniae genomic interval ATGTTGGCTGCATTAGGTATCCAGTATGGTAGTGAAGAAGGGAATGCTTTTTCGTTGGAAGTACATAAAACCATTGCAATTGAAACATATAGAGCGTCTGTGCATTTGGCAAAAGAACGCGGGCCTTTTGCTATTTTTGATGCTGAGCTTGAAAAGAACAACCCGTTTATACAGCGTTTAAAAGAAGCAGATAGCAAATTGTACTATGAAATGTTGGAATACGGTAGACGAAACATCGCTTTGCTTACTATAGCCCCAACGGGTACAACAAGTTTAATGACCCAAACTACATCTGGGATCGAACCAGTGTTTTTACCTGTTTATAAGCGTAGAAGAAAAGTAAATCCTAATGATAAAGATGTGCGTGTGGATTTTGTTGATGAAGTTGGTGATTCATGGGAAGAATACGTAGTTTTCCATCACAGATTTAAACAATGGATGGAAGTAAATGGTATAGATAGTTCTAAAAATTTCTCACAGGAAGAGCTAGACGATTTGGTAAAACAATCACCATATTATAAAGCAACTTCGAATGATGTAGATTGGTTAAGCAAAGTGAGCATGCAGGGTGCTATTCAGAAGTGGGTAGATCACTCCATAAGCGTAACGATTAATTTACCTAACGACGTTTCTGAAGATTTAGTTGGAGACTTATACTTAAAAGCTTGGGAAGCAGGATGTAAAGGTGTTACGGTTTATAGAGATGGTTCCCGTTCTGGTGTATTGATTTCCAACGACGATAAAAAAGAGGAAAAATGTAAAGACTCGTTAACCTCGTTCCCGGTAAAACGTCCGCAAGTATTACAAGCAGATGTAGTGCGTTTTCAGAATAATAAAGAAAAATGGATTGCCTTTATTGGTATTATAGACGATAAGCCTTATGAGATTTTTACAGGTTTAACAGATGATGAAGACGGTATTTTAATTCCTCGTTGGGTAAATAGCGGATTGATAATTAAAAGTAGAACAGATAAAGGAGCGTCTCGTTACGATTTTCAGTATGAAAATAAAAGAGGCTATAAAACGACTATAGAAGGACTTTCTCATAAGTTTAATCCTGAATATTGGAACTATGCCAAACTTATTTCCAGTACACTAAGACACGGTATGCCTATCGATAATATTGTAGATTTAATTAATAGTTTACAGTTAGATAGCGAATCGATTAACACGTGGAAAAACGGTGTGGGGCGTGCCTTAAAGCGTTACGTGGCAGATGGCACTCAAGCTAAAGGGCAAACCTGCGATTCCTGTAAATCGGATAAATTAATATACCAAGAAGGCTGCTTGACTTGTAAGGATTGCGGGTCTTCGAAATGTGGTTAATATTAAAAATACGTAACTAAAATTATCGCATCGAGTGTAATCGGGAACTTTTTAAATAAGACATCTCGACTGCACTCGATGTGACATTTTAATTCAATAATTAACGAATTCGATTTAAAAACAGTCTAATTTTAACGATAAATACACTAAAAAATGTTACTTGTTGCCTTGAGTACTTCGGCTATGCTCAGCATAAACTAAAGTCGAAAGGTCATTAAAATCTATAAATTTAAATAGGTTACGGCTGTGTTCTTGATACCTGAATTAAATTTCTGATATTCAATGTGATAATGTTGCAGTTACGTCGAATTCGTTAATTAACCTAAAGTACCCATACTTAAGTATTTGTAATCTTCAAGATCTGTTAAGTTGTCAATTAGTTTTGTGCAACCATTTTTTAGAAGATAAATAGAGTCCGAAGACGAGATAATATGCTCGTACATATGATCTGTAATGATGATGGCTTTTTTCTGTTTTTCTTCCTCGATAAGAGCTTTTATTTTTTCAATATATAAAGGAGCGACATGGGAAAAAGGTTCATCTAAAAATACGATGCCCCTTTGGCATTTTAGAATTAAGTAGATTTCTATAATTCTACGTTCTCCACCAGATAGCCTGTTGAAATAAAAGTTTTTGTAAAGGGCAAAAGTTTCAAACTTTTTAATAAACATATCCCAATCTACCCCGAAAAGATTAAAAGCAGTCTTGATTTTCATCCTGTTCGGAATAAAGTGGTGTTGAGGCAAATAGCTAGCCAATTTGGTTTTATATAGAGGCTTTAAAATGGGGGTGCTATTAATTCGTATCAATTTATATTTAGCGCTTAAATTACCAAAAGCAATATTTAGTAAGCAGCTTTTTCCGCAGCCATTGCTTCCCAAAATACCAGTAATCTTTCCTGTTTCAGCTTTTAGGTAAACCCCATTTAAAATGGTTTTGTTGTCGAAATAAAGTTCAATATTATCAATTTCCAGAATCATATAAATTCCTTAAGAATTAATAGAAACGGAATGCTTAAAAATAAATCAATAATAAACGATAATGCAAATAATTTAAAAGAGGAGATTCCCAGGTTTTTATGAAATATTAATTTTTGCTTGGAATTAGCTACATCCATAAAGAACCACGTCCATATAAAAACAACTAAAAAAAGTTTAGCGATAAGAATAGGAATGATATTGTATTTTAAAAATGAAAAAACA includes:
- a CDS encoding adenosylcobalamin-dependent ribonucleoside-diphosphate reductase, with amino-acid sequence MNHNVTKASPKTYTQDQAFNATLKYFKNDDLAARVWLNKYALKDSQGNIYELTPNDMHLRIANELARVEKKYANPLSADDIFNLIKDFKYIVPQGSPMAGIGNPFQIASLSNCFVIGNDGNSDSYGGIMKIDQEQVQLMKRRGGVGHDLSHIRPKGSMVKNSALTSTGIVPFMERYSNSTREVAQDGRRGALMLSVSINHPDSEDFIDAKLEQGKVTGANVSVRIDDDFMRAVKGDTDYTQKYPIFSDNPKVSKTVKANDLWKKIVHNAWKSAEPGILFWDTIINESVPDCYADLGYKTVSTNPCGEIPLCPYDSCRLLAINLFSYVDKPFTKEASFNFPLFKKHIVAAQRIMDDIIDLELEKIDVILQKIDEDPEIDEVKATERTLWINIKRKAEEGRRTGIGITAEGDMLAALGIQYGSEEGNAFSLEVHKTIAIETYRASVHLAKERGPFAIFDAELEKNNPFIQRLKEADSKLYYEMLEYGRRNIALLTIAPTGTTSLMTQTTSGIEPVFLPVYKRRRKVNPNDKDVRVDFVDEVGDSWEEYVVFHHRFKQWMEVNGIDSSKNFSQEELDDLVKQSPYYKATSNDVDWLSKVSMQGAIQKWVDHSISVTINLPNDVSEDLVGDLYLKAWEAGCKGVTVYRDGSRSGVLISNDDKKEEKCKDSLTSFPVKRPQVLQADVVRFQNNKEKWIAFIGIIDDKPYEIFTGLTDDEDGILIPRWVNSGLIIKSRTDKGASRYDFQYENKRGYKTTIEGLSHKFNPEYWNYAKLISSTLRHGMPIDNIVDLINSLQLDSESINTWKNGVGRALKRYVADGTQAKGQTCDSCKSDKLIYQEGCLTCKDCGSSKCG
- a CDS encoding ATP-binding cassette domain-containing protein; translation: MILEIDNIELYFDNKTILNGVYLKAETGKITGILGSNGCGKSCLLNIAFGNLSAKYKLIRINSTPILKPLYKTKLASYLPQHHFIPNRMKIKTAFNLFGVDWDMFIKKFETFALYKNFYFNRLSGGERRIIEIYLILKCQRGIVFLDEPFSHVAPLYIEKIKALIEEEKQKKAIIITDHMYEHIISSSDSIYLLKNGCTKLIDNLTDLEDYKYLSMGTLG